Proteins encoded by one window of Candidatus Obscuribacterales bacterium:
- a CDS encoding endonuclease MutS2 → MVSTRQDCRTRTLRALEWDRLKSLLADEAHTAKSRELCLNLMPASGLSVCQILLEETKEAASLIESRSGFNFEHLPDLEETIQRLKAGASLSGKELAFVKHTLTATRLTRSSLSLLDKASFPQLTKFANELFSLEKLANEIEAAIEDDGEVKDSASPTLNQLRGQVHHLDNQIRDELTKIIHKNAQSKVLQEPIFTKRNDRYVLPVVASMRGSIDGIVHDSSASGLTVYVEPISVVELENKLRLKQAEIEREIARILSLLSASCHAHQGEIEVSFNTLIQLDFIMSRARLGLKYNGYCPPLAKDGPLKLIAARHPLMVLREKTQGAQTTIPNDIKLSADERSFIITGPNTGGKTVYLKTAGLLSLMIKSGLSLPVQSGSEALYFSEIYADIGDEQSIEQNLSTFSSHMTNIVEIIDAAKQGDLVLLDEVGAGTDPKEGAALARAILEQLNSAMVYTVASTHYGELKTLAYAIKGFINASLKFDEANLAPTYHLQIGIPGSSKATTMARRLGLNANVVEAAEKFLLAGEADLQKTIEQLESKLKEVSQLEEQAEKANKLAVLKESEALAQLAAIEKEKEKLKSTYARQLEKDLHFAQETIRSTIKDLQSKPSSQKAQQAQKDMAEIRQALHWSDNEIGKSLPQDIKVGQRVKVTSLNQTGIVLEIPSSIEPTSQATVKVGNFPVKVALTDLIIVDHSQVNKPQKSQKMKYQSQPVTASSAQVNVFVQTAANTLDLRGHRVLEAMDELEKFLDHSTVAHISPVMIIHGHGTGAVKAAVRDYLKTSSYVDSSRPGEPYEGGDGVTVVELT, encoded by the coding sequence GAACTCTGCTTAAATCTCATGCCTGCGTCAGGACTTAGTGTCTGCCAAATTCTTCTGGAAGAGACAAAAGAAGCTGCGAGTCTCATTGAAAGCAGATCAGGTTTCAACTTTGAACATCTGCCTGATCTAGAAGAAACAATTCAACGACTTAAAGCCGGAGCATCACTTTCCGGCAAAGAACTTGCATTTGTCAAACACACTCTTACAGCGACAAGACTTACACGTTCGAGCTTGTCACTTTTGGACAAAGCAAGTTTTCCGCAGCTGACAAAATTTGCCAACGAATTATTTTCTCTGGAAAAATTAGCCAATGAAATTGAGGCGGCTATTGAAGATGACGGTGAAGTCAAAGATAGTGCCAGTCCGACTCTTAATCAATTGCGCGGACAAGTGCATCATCTGGATAATCAAATACGCGACGAGCTAACGAAAATAATTCACAAGAATGCTCAATCAAAAGTTTTGCAAGAGCCTATTTTCACCAAGCGAAATGATCGGTATGTATTACCTGTTGTCGCCAGCATGCGAGGCTCCATCGACGGCATCGTTCACGATAGTTCCGCTTCCGGATTGACTGTCTATGTTGAGCCAATAAGCGTTGTCGAACTAGAAAACAAACTCCGCTTAAAACAAGCGGAAATTGAGAGAGAAATCGCGCGCATATTGTCGCTATTAAGTGCTTCTTGCCACGCCCATCAAGGCGAAATTGAAGTCTCGTTCAACACTCTTATCCAGTTGGACTTCATCATGTCTCGCGCTCGACTGGGGCTAAAATACAACGGCTACTGCCCACCGCTTGCCAAAGACGGTCCATTAAAACTTATTGCTGCGCGTCACCCATTGATGGTGCTTAGAGAAAAAACGCAGGGCGCACAAACTACAATTCCCAACGACATAAAACTATCAGCAGACGAGAGATCTTTTATCATCACCGGTCCAAACACCGGCGGCAAAACTGTTTACTTAAAGACAGCCGGGCTTCTCTCTTTGATGATCAAATCAGGACTTTCACTGCCGGTGCAATCGGGATCCGAGGCGCTTTATTTCAGTGAGATTTACGCAGATATCGGTGATGAACAATCCATCGAACAGAATCTTTCAACTTTCTCATCGCACATGACTAACATTGTGGAAATTATCGATGCGGCAAAACAAGGTGATTTAGTTTTACTAGATGAAGTTGGCGCAGGCACAGATCCCAAAGAAGGCGCAGCTTTAGCAAGAGCAATTCTTGAGCAGTTAAATTCGGCAATGGTCTATACAGTTGCCAGCACACACTACGGCGAATTGAAAACACTTGCCTATGCCATCAAAGGCTTTATCAACGCCAGCTTAAAATTTGACGAAGCAAATTTGGCACCCACATATCACTTGCAAATTGGTATTCCAGGTTCATCTAAAGCAACCACAATGGCGCGACGCCTGGGACTCAACGCCAATGTTGTCGAAGCAGCAGAAAAATTTCTATTAGCCGGCGAAGCCGACCTGCAAAAAACAATTGAACAGTTAGAGTCAAAACTGAAGGAAGTATCTCAACTCGAAGAGCAAGCGGAAAAAGCAAATAAATTAGCCGTCCTGAAAGAAAGCGAAGCCTTAGCCCAACTAGCGGCAATCGAAAAAGAAAAAGAGAAACTCAAGTCAACTTACGCCAGACAGTTGGAAAAAGATCTCCACTTCGCGCAAGAGACTATTCGCAGCACCATCAAAGACTTACAGAGCAAGCCCTCATCACAAAAAGCTCAGCAAGCTCAGAAGGACATGGCTGAAATTAGACAAGCCCTTCATTGGTCCGATAACGAGATAGGCAAAAGCCTGCCTCAAGACATCAAAGTCGGTCAACGCGTAAAGGTCACCTCGCTCAATCAAACAGGCATAGTTTTAGAAATCCCATCCTCAATCGAGCCAACTAGCCAGGCAACAGTGAAAGTCGGCAATTTCCCGGTTAAGGTAGCGCTCACGGATTTAATAATCGTCGACCACAGCCAAGTTAATAAACCTCAGAAATCTCAGAAGATGAAATATCAAAGTCAGCCTGTAACAGCCTCAAGCGCTCAAGTTAATGTGTTTGTGCAAACTGCCGCCAACACACTAGATTTGAGGGGACACCGGGTTTTGGAAGCCATGGATGAACTGGAGAAATTCCTAGACCACTCAACCGTCGCCCATATTAGTCCGGTGATGATAATTCACGGACATGGCACAGGGGCTGTAAAAGCCGCCGTGCGCGATTATTTGAAGACCTCGTCGTATGTCGATTCATCTCGCCCAGGAGAACCTTACGAAGGCGGAGACGGTGTCACCGTTGTCGAATTAACCTAA